A genome region from bacterium includes the following:
- a CDS encoding BlaI/MecI/CopY family transcriptional regulator: MTEYELGSGQMKVMRILWDKQKATAQDIIDEMNREEPTKRSTVQTFLRTLVRKGLADYSVDERTFIYYPIVGEKDIAHHAFQNFVEHVFDGSMEGFVSFFVKNNYVPQEKMEKIRRMLEDKEGSEEK, translated from the coding sequence ATGACCGAATATGAGCTTGGCAGCGGCCAGATGAAGGTTATGCGCATCCTCTGGGACAAGCAGAAAGCAACCGCTCAGGACATCATCGACGAGATGAACCGTGAAGAACCCACCAAACGGAGCACGGTTCAGACCTTTTTGCGGACACTGGTCAGAAAAGGTCTCGCCGATTACTCTGTCGATGAACGTACATTCATTTATTATCCCATTGTCGGGGAAAAGGATATCGCTCATCATGCGTTCCAGAATTTTGTCGAGCATGTGTTCGATGGCTCGATGGAAGGTTTCGTCTCGTTCTTTGTAAAAAACAACTATGTACCGCAGGAAAAAATGGAGAAAATCCGCAGGATGCTCGAGGATAAAGAAGGCTCAGAGGAGAAATGA